A genomic segment from Salvia splendens isolate huo1 chromosome 13, SspV2, whole genome shotgun sequence encodes:
- the LOC121760525 gene encoding uncharacterized protein LOC121760525: MAEQEVQEAMMKFELDPSSQALRMEMNKTTTEYLLRLKMEEDFWRQKAAVKWVAEGERNTRFFQGWVKQKRTKTRIHMIEDLLSSDVGELGELELDSLNSLPPDVEMEALERTLDKEEVRKIVFDISTNSASGPDGYSSLFFQACWGIIRADVVEAVVEFFHGVPIPRGIEATILILLQKKRNPTKWLEFRPISLCNVMNKIISKLLAVRMAPLLPMITVPNQSGFIKFCWQRNCSMKSGKV, from the coding sequence ATGGCTGAACAGGAAGTACAAGAGGCGATGATGAAGTTTGAGCTAGATCCCTCCTCACAGGCCCTTCGAATGGAGATGAATAAAACAACAACCGAGTATCTTTTAAGACTTaagatggaagaagatttttggagaCAAAAGGCGGCGGTTAAATGGGTGGCAGAGGGAGAGAGAAATACAAGGTTTTTTCAAGGTTGGGTGAAACAAAAAAGAACCAAAACTAGAATACATATGATAGAAGATCTACTATCTTCGGATGTGGGCGAGCTTGGTGAGCTGGAGCTGGATAGTTTAAACTCTCTTCCCCCTGATGTTGAGATGGAAGCCTTAGAGCGAACTCTGGATAAAGAGGAGGTTAGGAAGATTGTTTTTGACATCAGTACAAATAGTGCTTCGGGGCCGGATGGATACTCATCATTATTCTTTCAGGCCTGCTGGGGGATTATTAGAGCAGATGTGGTAGAAGCAGTGGTGGAATTTTTTCATGGTGTGCCAATCCCAAGAGGAATTGAAGCTACAATACTTATATTATTGCAAAAAAAGAGAAATCCTACTAAATGGTTGGAATTTAGACCGATAAGTTTGTGCAACGTCATGAATAAGATTATATCTAAACTGCTTGCTGTGAGAATGGCTCCTCTACTGCCCATGATCACAGTCCCGAATCAAAGTGGCTTTATCAAGTTCTGTTGGCAAAGGAACTGTTCCATGAAATCTGGAAAGGTGTGA